CGCCTACGCGGTGGAGCACCCGGAATCGCGCGGGCTCGGCACGACCGCCACGATCGCCGGTCTGCTCGGCGACACACTGTATCTCGCGCAGGTGGGCGACAGTCGCGCGTATCTCGTGCGCAAGGGCGTGGCGCTGCAGATCACGAAGGACCAGTCGCTCATGCAGCGACTGATCGAGGCTGGCGAGCTCACCCCGGAGGAGGCGGAGCGCAGCGAGCGTCGCAACATCATTCTCCAGGCCCTCGGCCCCGAGCCCTCGGTGAAGATCGATCTCACCTACCAGAAAGTGCGGAAGGGCGACACGCTGGTGTTGTGCACGGACGGTCTCTCGGGACTCGTCCGAAAGGATGAAATCGCGGAGATTCTCCAGGAGAGCAACGATGACTTGCTCACGGCGTGCAGGGAGCTCATCGATCGCGCTAACGAGAACGGCGGGCCGGACAACATCACCGTGATCGCGGCGCGATTCGATGGTTCGCGCCTCAATCCACCGGGGACGGCGGACGAAGTCGGGCATCGTGTGTTCCCGCTGCCGGAGACGGGTCAAACCGCGGCGGTCACCGCGGAGGCCGTCTCTTCCGAACCGCCGCTGCGGCGCCTAACGGATGTGCCTTCGCTGGACGTCGAACCGGAAGTCCTGGAGCCCGTGCTCGCGCCGCCGATGGATGCGTTAGGCAGCCGATCGACGCCGAGCGAGGCGTACGATTTCTCGACGGCGACGACGCCAGTCGCGGGGTCGCCGACGGTGTCGCCGACGCGTCGTCAGACGGGCATGCTCATCGCCGTCGCGTTACTCGTGGCCCTCGTCGCAACGGCCGTCTGGTTCGTCGTCCGGACGGCGGAGCGCGTTTCGCCGGCCGCCGACAGTGGCCGGAGCATAACAACGCAGCCTGCTCCGGCGCCGACGCCGAGGGGTTAAATGTCCATCGAGCTGCGCATCCTCACCGGGGCGCGCGGCGGACACCGCGAGCGCTTCGACAAGCGCGTGATCGCGCTGGGCCGCCACCTGGACTCGGATCTTCGCTTCGATCCGAACGACGATCTCGACGTCTCGGCGCGACACGCCGAGATCAGCGCCAATGCTACGAGTGGCTATCGAATTCGGGACGTCCAAAGTACAAACGGCACATTCGTGAACGGCCGCCGCATCAGTGGCGAGGAGCTACTGCAGAGCGGCGACGTGATATGGCTTGGCGCCGAGGGGCCGCACGTCGAGTTCCACCTCGTCGGCGCGCCTGCCCCTGCCGTCGGCCGCGATGGCGTCAAGGAGACAGTCGTTAGGCCGTCGAAGCAGCGCGTCTCGACGGGCGAGCGCGTGAAGGTAGCGGTGCGACGTGAGACCGCAGGTATGCGTCGCCTGCTCTTGTTCGCTGTCGTGCTCCTCGTTGGCGGCACGGGCGCGGCCTACTGGGTGGGGCACCGTGAATCGCGATCGCAGGTGACGGAGCTCATGCAGCTCCTCGCGCAAAGCGACTCGACCGCCGGCCGGCTGCAGATCCAGCTGCGCGCCATCGGCGACACGACGTTCGCGAGCGCCGTGCGCCAGCAGAATGCGGCGCTTGCGGAGCGCGTTCGGTCCGCGGGGCCGACCGCGTCGCCGACGCAAATCGATTCCTTGAAGGACGAGCTGCGCAGACAACAAGCGATCCAGCAAGGCGTCGCGTTGCTGGATCTTTCAAAGATCAGTATCAGCAACGATGCGGCGGTCGCCTTCCTCGTCTCCGAGCTCGATGGCAAGCCCTACGGCGGCACTGCGTTTGGCGTCACGACGAGCGGTCTGCTCGTCACGAACAAGCACAATGTCCGCTCCCCGGTCACCGGCCGCACAGCGACGCGCCTCGGAGTGAAGTACGCGAACACCGACATCCTGCTGCACGCACACGTCGTCGCGGTTGCGCCAGACTCGGACGTCGATCTCGCGCTCGTCCAGGTGGAGGAGCCCGGGCACTACGCCATTGTCGCAGGCGTTGCGCGTACGCTGGCCGATCTGCACGCCGGCTCGCCGGTGATCGCCATCGGCTTCCCGCACGCACTCGACGTGCCGATGGAGGGGAATTTTGTGAAGACGAGTCTCACGGCCGGTACGGTGAGCAAACTCTTACCCGATCTCCTGCAGATCGATGCGTACGCGAGCCATGGCTCGAGCGGCAGCCCGATCTTCGATGCGAATGGCTGGGTGATCGGCGTGGTCTTTGGGGGCGATCCGCAGAGTCAGGGTAGGCTCACGTACGCGGTGCCGGCGTCGAAGCTCGAGGGAATGTTGAAAGGGGAAGCGCGTGCCGTGCTTCGGCCGTAGGGGGCGTTGGGAACGGCTCGAGAAGGGCGGACTCACTACGCGGGCGTGTATTTACCCAGAATCCGAGCCCCTCGCGCTCCCGTTGCCCTCGGCACATTGCCGGTTCGCCTCGTGACATGGAGATAGGCGAGTAGCGCGAACGCGACCGATTCCTTCGCCTCACCGTCGAAGAACTCGTCCGCGAACGCTCGCACGCGGACCGGAGCGATGAGCGTCCCGATCATGCCGACCAGTGTGGGATTTCGTGCGCCGCCGCCGGAGATGAGGACTTCCGTAATTGGCTCGGGAAGAAATCGGCGATACGCGTCAGCGATGCTGCGCGCCGTGAGCGCGGTCGCGGTCGCGACGACGTCCTCGGTCTTCGCGTCGGGACGCGCCGCGCGGCATCGCTCGATGAGCGTTTGCACATAACGGGCATCGAAGAGCTCCGGGCCCGTCGACTTGGGCGGAGGACTCGCGAAGTAAGGCGCGGCGAGCAGCTCGGTTGCGACGTCGTCGATTGGAGTGCCCGCGGCAGCGAGCCGGCCGTCCACGTCATACGGAAGGCCGGGCACGAGCGAGCGAACGACGCGGTCGATCACACTCGCGCCCGGTCCCGTGTCGAAGGCACGCACACCGTCGAATGCGCCGTCAGGCGGAACGACGGTCACGTTGCCGATGCCGCCGATATTCTGGAGCGCGCGCCAGCCCGGACCGGAGAAGATCAACGCGTCCGCCATCGAGACGAGCGGCGCCCCATGACCGCCGGCGGCGACGTCGCGCACACGGAAGTCGCTCACGACGTCGATGCCCGTGCGCTCGGCGATCACCGCCGCCTCACCGAATTGCCACGTCGAGTGTTGCGGCTCGTGCCAGAGCGACTGGCCGTGGGAGCCGATCGCGCGCACTTCGTTGCGGGCGACGCCCGCGTCGGCGAGCACGCCGACGACTGCCTCCGCGAGCCAGCCGCCGAGGTCGAAATTGAGGCGACAGTATTCCTGTGCCGTGCCGGCGCTCAACGCTTTCCGGAGTCGCGCGTGTTGCTCTTCGCTGTAGGGCGTCACGCGAAAGGCGAGCAACGTCGCCCGGCGTTCGTCGCTTGGCTTTGCCGTGCCGAGATTATCGGCGAAGCGCACGACCGCCGCCGAGATGCCGTCGAGCGAAGTGCCACTCATGACTCCGACGTAAACGCGCCCCTCGCTGCCGATGCCTAACGAGCTCATTGCCGGTGTCTCACGGCCGCGTCGTCACCAACGGGGGGCGGCTCCCGGCCAATCGCGCGACGAATCAGGCCGCCGGTTTGCGCAAGCGCCTGGTCGGCGTCCTCGAGCGACGAGTCGAGGAAGTGCATAACGATTGCCGTCTTCACCGTGCCGCCGGCGCGCTCGAGCAACGCCCGCGCGTCCTCGCGCGAAAGGTCGCAGACTTCGGCGATGATGCGCTCGCTCCGATCCTCGAGCTTCTTGTTGGTCGCCCGCAGGTCGACCATGAGATTGCCGAACGTCTTGCCGAGCCGGATCATCGCGCCGGTGGTGATGGTATTGAGGACCAGTTTCGTTGCGGTGCCGGCCTTCATGCGCGTCGAGCCGGTGACGACCTCCTCGCCGGTGATCGGCAGAATGAGAATGTCGACCAGCTGCCTCGTCTCGTCAGGCGGCGGCGAGCAGGCGACGAGCGCTGTCCGCGCACCGAGCTCGCGCGCACGGACGAGCGCGCGCCGAACATACGGTGTCGTGCCCGAGGCAGCGATGCCGATGACGAAGTCGCCGCTGCGCACGCCGTGCGCGGTCAGGTCTTCGACGGCCGACTCGAGTCGATCCTCGGCTCCTTCCTGCGATCGCGTGAGGGCTTTCTGACCGCCGGCGATGATCCCCTGGACCATCTCCGGATCGGTGCCATATGTCGGGGGCATTTCCGATGCGTCGAGCACGCCGAGTCGGCCCGACGTGCCAGCGCCGACATAGAAGAGGCGTCCGCCGCCGCGAAATGTTGCTTCCGCGGCCTCGATGGCGTGGGCAATTGGCTCGCGCTGAGAGCGCACCGCGTCAGGGACGCGCGCGTCCTCGGCGGCAATCAGATCGACGATCTCGATTGGCGACGCGAGATCGATGTTGGCCGTGCGCGGATTGCGCTTTTCAGTGATGCGAGGGTCGACGATGCGTGGCGGCACGGAGGAAAGATAAGGGAGAGGTGTGAGGGGCTAGGGGCTAAGGCTAGGCGCTGGGGACTAGGGACTAGGGACTAGTGGTGCTGACGCTAACTTTCTCAACGATTGGATTCGGAGAGGCTGAACCGTGATTGCGATGAAACGAACTGTTGTTCTTGTCGCCGCGACGACGGCGCTCCTGGTCGCGTGTCGTACGGCGCAGACGCCGCCGCGTTCCGCGACCGACATCGGCTCACCGAGTCGCGCGCCGGATCTCGGTCCGGCGATGTACTCGGGCGACCGACGGCCAGCGATTTTCCCGTCGGCCTGGCCGTACAAAGCGGGGCGTCGCTCGGTGTTCGGCGCGCACGCGATGGTGGCGAGCGACGCACCGCTGGCTGGACAAGCCGGGATCGAGATCATGCGCGCAGGGGGAAACGCCGTGGATGCGGCCGTCGCCGTCGGCTTCGCCCTCGCCGTGGTTTATCCGGAGGCCGGTAACATCGGCGGTGGTGGATACATGGTGATCCACATGGTCGATGGGCGCGCCGCGGCGCTCGATTATCGAGAGATCGCGCCACTCGCGGCGAACAGGAACATGTATCTCGACGCGCAGGGCAATCTCACCGACAAGAGCATCATTGGGCCATTGGCGTCGGGCGTGCCTGGTGCCGTTGCAGGCCTAACGAGCGCACTGGCCAAGTACGGTACGATGCCGCTTGCCACGGTGATGGCACCGGCAATTCGTTATGCGGAGCAGGGGTTCATCGTCGACAGCGCGTTCAGCCGGTCGTTGTCGTCCAACGGCAGGCTGATCGGGCAGTTCGCGGGCCAGAGTGCCTTCCTGGTTGACGGGAATGCTGTCGCGCCGGGAACGCGGCTGCGTCAGCCGGTTCTCGCGCGAACACTTCACCGCATCGCCGAGCAGGGCGCGCCGGGATTCTATCAGGGTGCGACGGCGCAGGCGATCGCCGACGAGATGCGGCGCGACAGTGGCATCATCACGACCGAAGACCTCGCCCGGTACCACGCCGTGTGGCGCGATCCCGTTGTCTCCTCGTATCGGGGCTACAAACTCTTCACGATGCCGCCGTCGTCGTCGGGCGGGGTCACGATTACGGAAACGCTGAACATCCTCGAAGGCTACGACTCGTTGTCGCCCTTTGGCAGCGCGCGTTATGTACATCTCCTCGGCTCCGCCTATCAGCGCGCGTTCGTCGATCGAAACTCGCAGCTCGCCGATCCGGCGTTCTATCAGGTGCCGATCGCGAAGTTGACGGACAAGCAGTACGCCGCGAGGCTGCGCGATGGCATCCCGCCCATGCACGCGACGCCGACGGCGGAGGTCGAGCGCGACATGGCGGCGCTGCGTCCCGTCGAGCCGGTGAAATCGGGACACGAAGGCACGGAGACGACTCACTATTCGGTCGTCGATCAAGCGGGTAACGCGGTCGCGACGACGACGACGCTCAACGCGCTGTTCGGCTCCGGTGTATACGTCCGCGACGCGGGGTTCTTCCTCAACGACGAGATGGACGACTTCGCAGCACAGCCGGGCAAGCCGAACATGTTCGGCCTCGTTCAGGGCGAGGCGAATGCCATTCAGCCAGGGAAGCGCATGCTGAGCGCGATGTCACCGACGATCGTGCTCGATCGCGATGGCTCTCTGTTGCTGGTGGTCGGGAGCCGCGGTGGGCCACGCATCATCACGAGCACGTCGCAGGTAATTCTGAATGTGCTCGATCATCACATGATTCTGTCCGACGCGATGGCCGCGCCGCGCCTGCATCATCAAGCGCTCCCAGACACGTTGCGTGTCGAGCGCAATGGACTCGAGCCGGCGGTGATGGATTCGCTCAGAGCGATGGGCTACGCGGTGGGCTGGACCGGCGGCATCGGCCTCGTGAATGCGATCATGAAGGTAAAGGGCGGGTACGAGGGGATGAGCGATCCACGATCGTCGGGAGAGCCGGTGGCGTGGTAGCTGAGGGTTGGGGCAGAGGGTGCTTGTCATCCTTGAGGAGCGAAGCGACGAAGGATCTACTTTCACGACCCCGAAAGTAGATCCTTCGCTTCGCTCAGGATGACAAGCACCCTCAACCCTCTGCGCTCAACCCTCCGCCCTCGACCCTCTAGGTCGCAACGCGGACTTGTGTCGGCGAGTTGAGCTTCACGACCATCGTGCTCGTGTTGTTGATGCAGCCCTCGTAATTCGCCGTCGCGGCAGCCGTGGCGGCGCCTGCTGCTGCACCGACTGCACCGCCGATCACGGTCGACTTCGTGTTCTTGCCAAGGATCTGACCGGCGATCGCTCCGATACCGGCGCCGATCGCCACCTTCTGGGCATCCTTGCTCTTCGGCTCGTTGCGAACCCGCGTGATGTTCGCGCTCTGGACACTCGCGTCGAGCGGATAGGTCTTGCCGCCGAAGGTGACCGAATTCACCGCGAACTCCATGATGATCTGGTCGTTGGCGTTCTCGCTGCGCTTGAGGTTCGTCACCGTTAGGCTGACGGTCGAGCCAGCAGGAATCGTCGCGCCATTCGAGCCGGTGACGGCGTTCTGCGTCGTCGCGGTGATACGGTCGCCGACCTTGTTCGTGTTTGTGCAAATGTTCGCGGTCGGCGTCAACGAGAGCGTCGTGCCCGCGGCGATCGAACCGACGGCACCCCCGCTGTTCGATGCACCCGAGGCCGGATGCGTGACGGTGTTGCCGCTCGGCGTCGTGTGCGCCGTCTCGCGCGGCGTCTCACGCGGTGTCTCGCGCGACGGACGCGACGTCGATCGCGGGGTGGTTCGCGCCGGTGCGGAAGTCGCCGGCGGACTCGCCGGAACGTCCTTCAGTTGTGGCTGAGCGGTGCTGTCGCTCCCGGCCAGCGCCAGGTCACGACCCAACGCGGATGTGTCGCGATTGAGAGCACTCGCGGTGTCTTGTTTCCCGCTGTCAGCCTTGCATGCGCCGAGCAAAACCAGCGCGCCGAGCGCGAGCGGCGCCATATTGCGGCCGATATATTTCGCCATCGATCCCCCCTCCTGGTACGAGTGCGACCTAACGTCGACAAAAAGGTTTCCAACTGTCGCAAGAACAACGACTTAGTCCTAGCGTATCTGGCTCCGGAATTCAAGCGGTATGCCTTCACTGAAGGCTCTCGTTAGACTGCTCCCCTATTACCGCCCTTACCGGTCGAATGTTGCCATAGGGCTGGGGCTGGTAATTGTCTCGTCCGCTCTGGCGAGTGTGGTGCCTCTGTTTCTGAGGCGCGCGCTCGATGGAATACGCGCCGAGGTCGCGCTCCGTAACATCTGGCTGCTCGCGCTGGCGATGGTCGCGATCTCGCTCTTTGCCGGCGCGCTGCGCTATTGGATGCGTGATCTGCTCAATGGCGTGAGCCGGTGGATCGAGTACGATTTACGAAACGCGCTCTACGCCGCGCTCGAGCTGCTCGATCCATCGTACTATGCGCGCACGCGGACTGGCGACATCATGGCGCGCCTGACGAATGATCTGAGCGCCGTGCGCATGGCCGTTGGGCCGGCGATCATGTACCTCACCAATACCGTTGCCGGCGGAGCGTTCGCGCTCTTCTTCATGCTACGCATCGACGCGCGCCTAACGGCCATCGCCGTCCTGCCGATGTTGCTGCTCCCCGTCATCGGCATCTGGATGGGGAAGCGCATTCACGAACGATTCGAGGCTGTCCAGGAGCACTTCGGCGAGCTGACGATCCTCGCGCAGGAGAATCTCGCGGGCGTACGCGTCGTTAGGGCCTACCGCCAGGAAGCCGCCGAGATACGCCGTTTCGATGCGATGAACGAGGAGTATCTCGTCAAGAACATGGGTCTCGCGCGACTCTATGGCGCGATGCATCCCGCCTTCGTCCTCCTCGCCGGCGCCGGTATGGTCGCAGTGCTCTGGATCGGGGGCGCGT
This is a stretch of genomic DNA from Gemmatimonadaceae bacterium. It encodes these proteins:
- the ggt gene encoding gamma-glutamyltransferase produces the protein MKRTVVLVAATTALLVACRTAQTPPRSATDIGSPSRAPDLGPAMYSGDRRPAIFPSAWPYKAGRRSVFGAHAMVASDAPLAGQAGIEIMRAGGNAVDAAVAVGFALAVVYPEAGNIGGGGYMVIHMVDGRAAALDYREIAPLAANRNMYLDAQGNLTDKSIIGPLASGVPGAVAGLTSALAKYGTMPLATVMAPAIRYAEQGFIVDSAFSRSLSSNGRLIGQFAGQSAFLVDGNAVAPGTRLRQPVLARTLHRIAEQGAPGFYQGATAQAIADEMRRDSGIITTEDLARYHAVWRDPVVSSYRGYKLFTMPPSSSGGVTITETLNILEGYDSLSPFGSARYVHLLGSAYQRAFVDRNSQLADPAFYQVPIAKLTDKQYAARLRDGIPPMHATPTAEVERDMAALRPVEPVKSGHEGTETTHYSVVDQAGNAVATTTTLNALFGSGVYVRDAGFFLNDEMDDFAAQPGKPNMFGLVQGEANAIQPGKRMLSAMSPTIVLDRDGSLLLVVGSRGGPRIITSTSQVILNVLDHHMILSDAMAAPRLHHQALPDTLRVERNGLEPAVMDSLRAMGYAVGWTGGIGLVNAIMKVKGGYEGMSDPRSSGEPVAW
- the murQ gene encoding N-acetylmuramic acid 6-phosphate etherase — translated: MPPRIVDPRITEKRNPRTANIDLASPIEIVDLIAAEDARVPDAVRSQREPIAHAIEAAEATFRGGGRLFYVGAGTSGRLGVLDASEMPPTYGTDPEMVQGIIAGGQKALTRSQEGAEDRLESAVEDLTAHGVRSGDFVIGIAASGTTPYVRRALVRARELGARTALVACSPPPDETRQLVDILILPITGEEVVTGSTRMKAGTATKLVLNTITTGAMIRLGKTFGNLMVDLRATNKKLEDRSERIIAEVCDLSREDARALLERAGGTVKTAIVMHFLDSSLEDADQALAQTGGLIRRAIGREPPPVGDDAAVRHRQ
- a CDS encoding trypsin-like peptidase domain-containing protein, with the translated sequence MSIELRILTGARGGHRERFDKRVIALGRHLDSDLRFDPNDDLDVSARHAEISANATSGYRIRDVQSTNGTFVNGRRISGEELLQSGDVIWLGAEGPHVEFHLVGAPAPAVGRDGVKETVVRPSKQRVSTGERVKVAVRRETAGMRRLLLFAVVLLVGGTGAAYWVGHRESRSQVTELMQLLAQSDSTAGRLQIQLRAIGDTTFASAVRQQNAALAERVRSAGPTASPTQIDSLKDELRRQQAIQQGVALLDLSKISISNDAAVAFLVSELDGKPYGGTAFGVTTSGLLVTNKHNVRSPVTGRTATRLGVKYANTDILLHAHVVAVAPDSDVDLALVQVEEPGHYAIVAGVARTLADLHAGSPVIAIGFPHALDVPMEGNFVKTSLTAGTVSKLLPDLLQIDAYASHGSSGSPIFDANGWVIGVVFGGDPQSQGRLTYAVPASKLEGMLKGEARAVLRP
- a CDS encoding anhydro-N-acetylmuramic acid kinase, with product MSSLGIGSEGRVYVGVMSGTSLDGISAAVVRFADNLGTAKPSDERRATLLAFRVTPYSEEQHARLRKALSAGTAQEYCRLNFDLGGWLAEAVVGVLADAGVARNEVRAIGSHGQSLWHEPQHSTWQFGEAAVIAERTGIDVVSDFRVRDVAAGGHGAPLVSMADALIFSGPGWRALQNIGGIGNVTVVPPDGAFDGVRAFDTGPGASVIDRVVRSLVPGLPYDVDGRLAAAGTPIDDVATELLAAPYFASPPPKSTGPELFDARYVQTLIERCRAARPDAKTEDVVATATALTARSIADAYRRFLPEPITEVLISGGGARNPTLVGMIGTLIAPVRVRAFADEFFDGEAKESVAFALLAYLHVTRRTGNVPRATGARGARILGKYTPA